Proteins found in one Deinococcus seoulensis genomic segment:
- a CDS encoding VC0807 family protein: MSQAAPTPPEPSPAQKGRVPKTVWDLVFTLVIPILILSPNILGSGISVAEQVFGGGTAGNVRAYLLAALIPVAYVLWDLLVNRNVSPVALIGGAGAIFSGALAFWYVDGFWYAIKDSARSYLTGLLFLISAATSVPLFRVFLDASSIGESPEHRAATQRAMRDPGVHRSLAQATVVFAVVDLIGGVVNSVVNYARVTAKFGTDDFNAQVAAVNALMRIPGLLITLVGVAVAIWLVNRAVTARYGAGASLFEPGKLLERMRERGEPVA; this comes from the coding sequence ATGAGTCAAGCGGCCCCCACTCCCCCCGAACCCAGTCCCGCCCAGAAAGGCCGCGTGCCGAAAACCGTGTGGGACCTGGTGTTCACGCTGGTCATCCCGATCCTGATTCTCAGCCCGAACATCCTGGGCAGCGGCATCAGCGTTGCCGAGCAGGTGTTCGGCGGCGGCACGGCCGGGAACGTCCGCGCGTACCTGCTGGCCGCGCTGATTCCCGTGGCGTACGTGCTGTGGGATCTGCTCGTGAACCGCAACGTCAGCCCGGTCGCGCTGATCGGCGGGGCGGGCGCGATCTTCAGCGGCGCGCTGGCCTTCTGGTACGTGGACGGCTTCTGGTACGCCATCAAGGACAGCGCCCGCTCGTACCTGACGGGCCTGCTGTTCCTGATCAGCGCGGCGACCAGCGTGCCGCTGTTCCGGGTGTTCCTGGACGCCAGTTCCATCGGCGAGAGCCCCGAGCACCGCGCCGCCACGCAGCGGGCCATGCGGGACCCCGGCGTGCACCGCAGCCTCGCGCAGGCGACCGTGGTGTTCGCGGTCGTGGACCTGATCGGCGGGGTGGTGAACAGCGTCGTGAACTACGCCCGCGTGACCGCGAAGTTCGGCACGGATGACTTCAACGCCCAGGTGGCGGCCGTGAACGCCCTGATGCGCATTCCGGGCCTGCTGATCACGCTGGTCGGCGTGGCCGTCGCGATCTGGCTGGTCAACCGCGCCGTGACGGCCCGCTACGGCGCGGGCGCCAGCCTGTTCGAGCCCGGCAAGCTCCTTGAGCGCATGCGGGAGCGCGGCGAACCCGTCGCCTGA
- a CDS encoding glycosyltransferase family 4 protein, producing the protein MRIGIVTATYLPSRNGVATSTALFARGLRARGHDVRIFAPRHPQMPPHEDGVYRLNSSFAGARALGAPADYPVMLAPGPLLTSRLPLRDLDVLHTMHPFLAGQLALRWSRASGAPVVYTAHTQYDQYLHYTPMPRVGQAVLRPHVSAFARRVNAVLAPGRAMVEMLREYGYAGPVDLFPNPVDLAAFRAANGAAFRAGFHVSPDTPLVMYLGRLAPEKNLEVMLRAFALARASRPELRLLVVGDGPSRAPMQALAHGGVTFTGPVPYEQVPGALAAADAFITASTSEVLPMSMIEALAAGAPLVAAQSPAALDLIEEGVNGTVRPATPEALADGLLHTLHPDRLPGLQAGARASAAQYDLPVRSAALEAVYEQARAGRPSRRRG; encoded by the coding sequence GTGCGAATCGGGATTGTCACAGCCACGTACCTGCCGTCCCGTAACGGGGTGGCGACCAGCACGGCCCTGTTCGCCCGTGGCCTGCGGGCGCGCGGGCATGACGTGCGGATCTTCGCGCCCCGCCACCCGCAGATGCCGCCCCACGAGGACGGCGTGTACCGCCTGAACTCCTCGTTCGCGGGCGCGCGGGCACTGGGCGCCCCGGCGGACTACCCCGTGATGCTGGCGCCGGGACCGCTGCTGACCTCGCGCCTGCCGCTGCGGGACCTGGACGTGCTGCACACCATGCACCCGTTCCTGGCCGGGCAACTGGCGCTGCGCTGGTCGCGGGCGTCGGGCGCGCCCGTGGTGTACACGGCGCACACGCAGTACGACCAGTACCTGCACTACACGCCCATGCCGCGCGTGGGGCAGGCGGTGCTGCGCCCGCACGTGAGTGCCTTCGCGCGGCGCGTGAACGCCGTGCTCGCACCGGGCCGCGCGATGGTCGAGATGCTGCGCGAGTACGGGTACGCCGGGCCGGTCGACCTGTTCCCGAACCCGGTGGACCTCGCGGCGTTCCGCGCGGCGAACGGCGCGGCCTTCCGGGCCGGATTCCACGTGAGTCCGGACACGCCACTGGTCATGTACCTGGGACGGCTGGCCCCCGAGAAGAACCTGGAAGTCATGCTGCGCGCCTTCGCGCTGGCCCGCGCCAGCCGCCCGGAACTGCGGCTGCTGGTCGTCGGGGACGGCCCGAGCCGCGCGCCCATGCAGGCACTGGCGCACGGGGGCGTGACCTTCACCGGCCCGGTCCCGTACGAGCAGGTGCCGGGGGCGCTGGCGGCCGCCGACGCGTTCATCACGGCCAGTACCAGCGAGGTGCTGCCCATGAGCATGATCGAGGCGCTCGCGGCGGGCGCCCCGCTGGTCGCCGCGCAGAGCCCCGCCGCGCTGGACCTGATCGAGGAGGGCGTGAACGGCACCGTCCGCCCCGCCACGCCCGAGGCCCTCGCAGACGGCCTGCTGCACACCCTGCACCCGGACCGCCTGCCCGGCCTGCAGGCCGGAGCGCGTGCCAGCGCGGCGCAGTACGACCTGCCCGTGCGTTCGGCCGCGCTGGAAGCCGTGTACGAACAGGCCCGCGCCGGGCGCCCCAGCAGACGACGCGGCTGA
- the hisA gene encoding 1-(5-phosphoribosyl)-5-[(5-phosphoribosylamino)methylideneamino]imidazole-4-carboxamide isomerase has translation MSLPLIIPCVDIQSGRAVRLFEGDPDRETVYFDSPLDAARHWVALGAGLVHLVDLDAATGRGENRAVIAQITGELGVPVEVGGGIRSREAAEELLRLGVDRVVIGTAAVKDPQLVADLIGAHGPERVVVSLDARGLEVATHGWAQGSGVMVADLTPGLADAGLETLIFTDVTRDGTLRGLDRDLMRQVRGLWTNTLIVGGGVANTDDVRLLAEEGIHGAIVGRAIYEGTLPYPVTLD, from the coding sequence ATGAGTTTGCCGCTGATCATTCCCTGCGTGGACATCCAGTCCGGCCGCGCCGTGCGCCTGTTCGAGGGCGACCCGGACCGCGAGACCGTGTACTTCGACTCGCCGCTGGACGCCGCGCGCCACTGGGTGGCCCTGGGTGCCGGGCTGGTCCACCTGGTTGACCTGGACGCCGCCACCGGGCGCGGCGAGAACCGCGCCGTGATCGCGCAGATCACAGGTGAACTGGGCGTGCCGGTCGAGGTGGGCGGCGGGATCCGCAGCCGCGAGGCGGCCGAGGAACTGCTGCGCCTGGGTGTGGACCGCGTCGTGATCGGCACGGCCGCCGTGAAGGACCCGCAACTGGTCGCTGACCTGATCGGCGCGCACGGCCCTGAACGGGTCGTCGTGAGCCTCGACGCGCGCGGCCTGGAGGTCGCCACGCACGGCTGGGCGCAGGGCAGCGGCGTGATGGTCGCCGACCTGACCCCCGGCCTGGCCGACGCGGGCCTGGAAACCCTGATCTTCACGGACGTGACCCGCGACGGCACCCTGCGCGGCCTGGACCGCGACCTGATGCGGCAGGTGCGCGGCCTGTGGACGAACACCCTGATCGTGGGCGGCGGCGTGGCGAACACCGACGACGTGCGCCTGCTGGCCGAGGAAGGAATTCACGGGGCTATCGTGGGCCGCGCCATCTACGAGGGCACCCTGCCGTACCCCGTCACGCTGGACTGA
- a CDS encoding YihY/virulence factor BrkB family protein encodes MTLRPADVFTLLREAFLAFGQDKAPRLAAAIAYYAMFSLAPLLLLAVLVAGQFLSNGTVLDDLFGPAGIVAQNLGLEAADFLRGLINTDALQKGSVIASIAAFVTLFMGATGLFVQLQDALNSMWGADPGPPQGFVHVLWTRVKSFLMILAIGVLLIAFLGVNTYLSAIAQHLGDSIGGGAFLVRAGTALLSVLFLAPVFAGIYKVLPDVKLEWREVWVGGFFTSTLFTLGQLGIGLYLGRAAPDSAFGAAGILIVLLLWIYYSAMIFFFGAEVTWVYSQKFGNHAGGAANTAKKRALAAQGAQIDPDESPQERDARQGAAAEGRTHLLGLPLPELPRVLPQVPRRDEGRVLPTVRAAIWNAVTAVLAVPAVIVLRVLGITGGRRK; translated from the coding sequence ATGACCCTCAGGCCCGCCGACGTGTTCACACTGCTGCGTGAGGCGTTCCTGGCATTCGGGCAGGACAAGGCCCCCAGACTGGCGGCCGCCATCGCGTACTACGCCATGTTCAGCCTGGCGCCGCTGCTACTGCTGGCGGTGCTGGTCGCCGGGCAGTTCCTGAGTAACGGCACGGTCCTGGACGACCTGTTCGGCCCGGCCGGGATCGTGGCGCAGAACCTGGGACTGGAAGCCGCCGACTTCCTGCGCGGCCTGATCAACACCGACGCCCTGCAAAAAGGCAGCGTGATCGCCAGCATCGCGGCGTTCGTGACGCTGTTCATGGGCGCCACCGGGCTGTTCGTGCAGCTTCAGGACGCCCTGAACTCCATGTGGGGCGCCGACCCCGGCCCGCCGCAGGGGTTCGTGCATGTCCTGTGGACCCGCGTGAAGTCGTTCCTGATGATCCTGGCCATCGGGGTGCTGCTGATCGCGTTCCTGGGCGTGAACACGTACCTGTCGGCCATCGCGCAGCACCTGGGTGACAGCATCGGCGGCGGCGCGTTCCTGGTGCGGGCCGGGACGGCGCTGCTGTCCGTGCTGTTCCTGGCCCCGGTGTTCGCCGGGATCTACAAGGTGCTTCCCGACGTGAAACTGGAATGGCGCGAGGTGTGGGTGGGGGGGTTCTTCACGTCCACGCTGTTCACGCTGGGGCAACTGGGCATCGGCCTGTACCTGGGGCGGGCCGCGCCGGACAGCGCCTTCGGGGCCGCCGGGATCCTGATCGTGCTGCTGCTGTGGATCTACTACTCGGCGATGATCTTCTTCTTCGGGGCGGAGGTCACGTGGGTGTACTCGCAGAAGTTCGGGAACCACGCGGGCGGCGCCGCCAACACCGCCAAGAAACGGGCGCTGGCCGCGCAGGGCGCGCAGATCGACCCGGACGAGAGCCCGCAGGAACGCGACGCCAGACAGGGCGCGGCGGCCGAGGGCCGCACCCACCTGCTGGGCCTGCCGCTGCCGGAACTGCCGCGCGTGCTGCCGCAGGTGCCGCGCCGCGACGAGGGCCGCGTGCTGCCCACCGTCCGCGCCGCCATCTGGAACGCCGTCACGGCCGTGCTGGCCGTGCCCGCCGTGATCGTCCTGCGGGTACTGGGCATCACGGGCGGACGGCGGAAATAG
- a CDS encoding thioesterase family protein produces the protein MHPIPAGLTRTLTVTVTDDMTVNFEQLGRLHPVYATYWMARHFEEAGRLIILDFLEDGEGGIGTQLDVTHTASALPGMRVTVTATFERQEGRRVSASMVAVNELGDEIGRGTTTQMVLPQARIDANFDTLRARWAERTGRP, from the coding sequence ATGCACCCCATTCCCGCCGGACTGACCCGCACGCTGACCGTGACCGTCACGGACGACATGACCGTGAACTTCGAGCAACTGGGCCGCCTGCACCCCGTGTACGCCACGTACTGGATGGCCCGGCACTTCGAGGAGGCCGGGCGCCTGATCATCCTGGACTTCCTGGAAGACGGCGAGGGCGGCATCGGCACGCAACTGGACGTGACGCACACCGCGTCCGCGCTGCCCGGCATGCGCGTCACCGTGACCGCCACCTTCGAGCGGCAGGAGGGACGCCGCGTGAGCGCCAGCATGGTCGCCGTGAACGAACTCGGCGACGAGATCGGGCGCGGCACGACCACCCAGATGGTGCTGCCGCAGGCGCGCATCGACGCGAACTTCGACACGCTCCGGGCACGCTGGGCGGAGCGTACCGGGAGGCCTTGA
- a CDS encoding NAD-dependent malic enzyme, with translation MPKNLPVSRYYDVKRDPQGQRFIDVHVTGLALLQNPLLNKTTAFTPEERRELGLEGLVPPHTSTFEEQKERTYLRYLKCSSDLEKHEYLRALQDRNEVLFYAILEDHLEEMLPIIYTPTVGEAVRNYSSNYRYPRGFTVSTGDIDRVEDMLENVTVNDVRMIVATDSSAILGIGDQGFGGMAISIGKLSLYTAAGGVGPDKTLPVELDVGTNRQDLIDDPLYLGVHHRRLTGAAYDEFLDAFVEAVTARYPKAIIQWEDFSRGTAFRVLERYRRVVPSFNDDIQGTGAMALAGLISAARLKGERLSEQVFVVAGAGAAGIGVAMAIRHGLQADGLSAEQANARVLVVDRHGLLMHGQPDLEEQQLSFARRPEDLSGWVFDGEYPSMHDVIVNARATALLGFTGVPGLFRQESVQAMLDFTPRPIVFPLSNPSSHVEARPADLIHWTRGGAIIASGSPFPDVEYDGKRYPVGQGNNAFIFPGLGFGAVASRAREITDNMVMEAARTLAEFTQAYGERVYPPISDLRELSIKVAVNVALQAIRDGVCAERRIRGMTPDQLETLIRDRAWVPRYLPLRKG, from the coding sequence ATGCCGAAGAATCTTCCTGTCTCCCGTTACTACGACGTGAAACGCGACCCGCAGGGGCAACGCTTCATCGACGTGCACGTGACGGGCCTGGCGCTGCTGCAAAACCCCCTGCTGAACAAGACCACGGCCTTCACGCCCGAGGAACGCCGGGAACTGGGCCTGGAGGGCCTCGTGCCGCCGCACACCAGCACCTTCGAGGAGCAGAAGGAACGCACGTACCTGCGCTACCTCAAGTGCAGCTCCGACCTGGAAAAACACGAGTACCTGCGCGCCCTGCAGGACCGCAACGAGGTGCTGTTCTACGCGATCCTCGAAGACCACCTCGAGGAGATGCTGCCCATCATCTACACGCCCACCGTGGGCGAGGCGGTCCGGAACTACTCCAGCAACTACCGCTACCCGCGCGGGTTCACGGTCAGCACCGGCGACATCGACCGCGTGGAGGACATGCTGGAGAACGTCACCGTGAACGATGTGCGCATGATCGTCGCCACTGACTCCAGCGCCATCCTGGGCATCGGCGACCAGGGCTTCGGGGGCATGGCGATCAGTATCGGGAAACTGTCGCTGTACACCGCCGCCGGGGGCGTCGGCCCCGACAAGACCCTGCCGGTCGAACTGGACGTCGGCACCAACCGCCAGGACCTGATCGACGACCCGCTGTACCTCGGCGTGCACCACCGCCGCCTGACCGGCGCCGCGTACGACGAGTTCCTCGACGCGTTCGTGGAGGCCGTCACGGCCCGCTACCCGAAGGCGATCATTCAGTGGGAGGATTTCAGCCGCGGCACGGCGTTCCGGGTGCTGGAACGCTACCGCCGGGTGGTGCCCAGCTTCAACGACGACATTCAGGGCACGGGCGCCATGGCGCTCGCCGGGCTGATCAGCGCCGCGCGCCTCAAGGGCGAACGCCTGAGCGAACAGGTGTTCGTGGTGGCAGGTGCCGGTGCCGCCGGGATCGGTGTGGCCATGGCCATCCGCCACGGCCTTCAGGCCGACGGCCTGAGCGCCGAGCAGGCGAACGCCCGCGTGCTCGTCGTGGACCGCCACGGCCTGCTGATGCACGGCCAGCCGGACCTCGAAGAGCAGCAGCTGAGCTTCGCGCGCCGCCCCGAAGATCTGAGCGGCTGGGTGTTCGACGGCGAGTACCCCAGCATGCACGACGTGATCGTGAACGCCCGCGCGACCGCGCTGCTGGGCTTCACGGGCGTGCCCGGCCTGTTCCGGCAGGAGAGCGTGCAGGCCATGCTGGACTTCACGCCACGGCCCATCGTGTTCCCGCTCAGCAACCCCAGCAGCCACGTCGAGGCGCGCCCCGCCGACCTGATCCACTGGACGCGCGGCGGCGCGATCATCGCGTCCGGCAGCCCCTTCCCCGACGTGGAATACGACGGGAAACGCTACCCGGTCGGGCAGGGCAACAACGCCTTCATCTTCCCCGGACTGGGCTTCGGAGCGGTCGCCAGCCGCGCCCGTGAAATCACGGACAACATGGTCATGGAAGCCGCCCGCACCCTCGCCGAATTTACGCAGGCATACGGCGAGCGCGTGTACCCGCCCATCAGCGACCTGCGCGAACTGAGCATCAAGGTCGCCGTGAACGTCGCGTTGCAGGCCATCCGCGACGGCGTGTGCGCCGAACGCCGCATCCGCGGCATGACCCCCGACCAGCTCGAAACCCTGATCCGCGACCGCGCCTGGGTGCCACGGTACCTGCCGCTGCGCAAAGGGTGA
- the dnaX gene encoding DNA polymerase III subunit gamma/tau: MSAIYQRARPVRWEDVVGQEHVKDVLKAALSQGRVGHAYLFSGPRGVGKTTTARLIAMTANCTGPLPKPCGECESCLSVRAGSHPDVMEIDAASNNSVDDVRDLREKVGLAAMHGGKKIYILDEAHMMSRAAFNALLKTLEEPPSHVIFILATTEPEKIIPTILSRCQHYRFRRLTPEEIAGKLAGLVQREGVRAESDALHLIGRLADGAMRDGESLLERMLAAGTAITRAGVEDALGLPPGERVRGVAAALVTGDAGAALSGVAALYRDGFAARTVVEGLVAALGAALHAELGLSSEGRLEGADVPRLLRLQGALDEQEARFARAADGQSLELALTHALLAADGPASSQGAGSQGSPRTGSVAAPAATAELTQRLDRLERELASLRARPAAPTGGPVVSAPVADFDPGARRAPARAAAQADEVSAPPTGGSWPDVLRQASMQLRAFLKPARQHAEPGYVSLSYDERSAFHAKQVAAKFDEIGRIVLKVFGPVTFELIAPEGGRRVKLGGPGGDGGGAPAPAAPAQQVAAQQAAAPQVAVQSPAPATRSTDARPADARPAQASAPEIAPFDPVRAAPRRAAPSGPAQASPAQSGPAQASAVQSAVQQVAEQAGAAAAPSPALVATLPPRPERHGPRSPDDVAPAPLPHDPFGGDDPFGTEPFEPAAGHVAAPPPAPAGAQGGDRLPPAPSRELYIVEPITEEPDWNALGGPYDDSGPLTPVQEGPPAQAPRPAPRPEPVPAAAPLSAAPAPSRPGDIRAHPMYEDIRSRFGGRVREIGKNRNVPPVVTPGDDDTEDVDDSDV; the protein is encoded by the coding sequence GTGAGCGCCATCTACCAGCGCGCCCGGCCGGTGCGCTGGGAGGACGTGGTCGGGCAGGAGCACGTCAAGGACGTCCTGAAAGCTGCGCTCTCGCAGGGGCGGGTGGGGCACGCGTACCTGTTCAGCGGGCCGCGCGGGGTGGGGAAGACCACCACGGCCCGCCTGATCGCCATGACCGCCAACTGCACCGGACCGCTGCCCAAGCCCTGCGGTGAGTGCGAATCGTGCCTGAGCGTGCGCGCCGGGTCGCACCCGGACGTCATGGAGATCGACGCGGCCAGCAACAACTCCGTGGACGACGTGCGCGACCTGCGCGAGAAGGTCGGTCTGGCCGCCATGCACGGCGGTAAGAAGATCTACATCCTCGACGAGGCGCACATGATGAGCCGCGCGGCCTTCAACGCCCTCCTGAAAACGCTCGAAGAGCCACCCAGTCACGTGATCTTCATCCTGGCGACCACCGAACCCGAGAAGATCATCCCGACCATCCTCTCGCGCTGCCAGCATTACCGGTTCCGCCGCCTGACGCCCGAGGAGATCGCCGGGAAACTCGCCGGACTGGTGCAGCGCGAAGGCGTGCGCGCCGAGAGTGACGCCCTGCACCTGATCGGCCGACTGGCCGACGGCGCCATGCGCGACGGTGAGAGCCTGCTGGAGCGCATGCTGGCCGCCGGGACCGCCATCACCCGCGCCGGCGTGGAGGACGCGCTGGGCCTCCCGCCGGGCGAGCGGGTGCGGGGTGTGGCCGCCGCGCTGGTCACGGGTGACGCGGGCGCGGCCCTCAGCGGCGTGGCGGCGCTGTACCGTGACGGGTTCGCGGCCCGCACGGTCGTCGAGGGGCTCGTGGCGGCACTCGGTGCGGCCCTGCACGCCGAACTGGGCCTGAGCAGCGAGGGCCGCCTGGAAGGAGCGGACGTGCCGCGCCTGCTGCGCCTTCAGGGCGCCCTGGACGAACAGGAGGCCCGGTTCGCCCGCGCCGCCGACGGGCAGAGCCTGGAACTGGCCCTGACGCACGCGCTGCTGGCCGCCGACGGTCCCGCCAGCAGTCAGGGTGCGGGCAGTCAGGGCAGTCCGCGCACGGGCAGCGTCGCCGCTCCGGCCGCCACGGCCGAACTGACGCAACGCCTGGACCGCCTGGAGCGGGAACTGGCCAGCCTGCGTGCCCGTCCGGCCGCGCCGACCGGGGGGCCGGTCGTGAGTGCGCCGGTCGCGGATTTCGATCCCGGTGCACGGCGCGCGCCCGCCCGCGCCGCCGCGCAGGCCGACGAGGTCAGCGCGCCGCCGACCGGGGGCAGCTGGCCGGACGTACTTCGGCAGGCCAGCATGCAGCTGCGCGCCTTCCTGAAACCCGCCCGGCAGCACGCCGAACCCGGTTACGTGAGCCTGTCGTACGACGAGCGCAGCGCCTTCCATGCCAAGCAGGTCGCCGCGAAATTCGACGAGATCGGCCGGATCGTCCTGAAGGTGTTCGGGCCGGTCACCTTCGAACTGATCGCCCCGGAAGGTGGCCGCCGCGTGAAACTGGGCGGGCCGGGCGGCGACGGGGGCGGCGCGCCCGCCCCGGCCGCTCCAGCCCAGCAGGTCGCAGCCCAGCAGGCAGCCGCGCCGCAGGTGGCCGTGCAGTCGCCTGCACCGGCAACCCGCTCCACTGACGCCCGCCCGGCCGACGCCCGCCCGGCGCAGGCCAGCGCTCCGGAGATCGCGCCCTTCGACCCGGTGCGTGCCGCGCCGCGCCGCGCGGCCCCGTCCGGCCCAGCGCAGGCCAGTCCGGCGCAGTCCGGCCCGGCGCAGGCCAGCGCAGTCCAGTCTGCCGTCCAGCAGGTCGCGGAGCAGGCCGGGGCTGCCGCAGCGCCCAGCCCGGCGCTGGTGGCGACCCTGCCGCCCCGCCCGGAACGTCACGGGCCGCGCAGCCCGGACGACGTGGCCCCCGCGCCCCTGCCGCACGATCCGTTCGGCGGTGACGACCCCTTCGGGACGGAACCCTTCGAACCTGCGGCCGGGCACGTGGCCGCGCCGCCCCCCGCTCCCGCAGGCGCGCAGGGCGGCGACCGCCTGCCGCCCGCCCCGAGCCGTGAACTGTACATCGTGGAACCCATCACCGAGGAACCCGACTGGAACGCCCTGGGCGGCCCCTACGACGACAGCGGCCCCCTGACGCCCGTGCAGGAAGGTCCGCCCGCCCAGGCCCCCCGGCCCGCGCCCCGCCCCGAACCCGTCCCGGCGGCCGCCCCACTTTCTGCCGCGCCCGCGCCGTCCCGTCCGGGTGACATCCGCGCGCACCCCATGTACGAGGACATCCGCAGCCGCTTCGGCGGGCGCGTGCGCGAGATCGGCAAGAACCGCAACGTGCCGCCCGTCGTGACCCCCGGCGACGATGACACCGAGGACGTAGACGACAGCGACGTGTAA
- a CDS encoding glycoside hydrolase family 10 protein has product MTPPLLRRAAPLILTCTLALGGVQATAPTPTPATAAPTSAAPVAPAAPAVPDAAAQKPAPAPDPGANLRGLWIDAFGPGLKTRAQVTQTVADAQRMGVNTLFVQAIRRADCLCLKASVPTVTDADLEKNFDPLEVITTLAHARGMRVIAWVSVTGVGNTAAPNTNPAHVLRGHGAQAGAASWVARRPDGTWQEGRDTWLDAGIPGAAEYMAEAVVSLVRNYPVDGVQLDRIRYPDGGVWGYDPKTLARYRAETGRAGTPATNDPQWAAWKREQVTNLVRRITLEVKALRPDAWISAATITYQTAPRPGDLNAFTRTRTYGDVLQDWPAWMQSGLIDLNVLMNYKRDTVAPQADWFDGWNAFALSVRDRPDGARAALAAGTAMYLNTPDITAAQARRAVQTGMGWVGYSYRTPTAGVYGQRETAAQGLKSVMNVLGAPGMPLARPLAWTDAPPTVRGLLGRVTGTATPGRRTVQAIQQGQVVAESVTDVLGYYGFAALPAGKTEIRVSGQRWADTIPERGVVRLPDLLVRDTPVVPALPVRR; this is encoded by the coding sequence ATGACGCCTCCTCTGCTGCGCCGCGCCGCGCCCCTGATCCTGACCTGCACCCTGGCCCTGGGGGGCGTTCAGGCCACGGCCCCCACCCCCACCCCTGCAACTGCTGCCCCTACATCCGCTGCTCCGGTTGCTCCTGCGGCGCCCGCCGTGCCGGACGCGGCCGCGCAGAAGCCCGCGCCGGCCCCCGATCCGGGCGCGAACCTGCGCGGGCTGTGGATCGACGCGTTCGGGCCGGGCCTGAAGACGCGGGCGCAGGTCACGCAGACCGTCGCGGACGCGCAGCGCATGGGCGTGAACACGCTGTTCGTGCAGGCCATCCGCCGCGCCGACTGCCTGTGCCTGAAGGCCAGCGTGCCCACCGTGACGGACGCCGACCTCGAGAAGAACTTCGATCCGCTGGAGGTCATCACCACGCTGGCGCACGCGCGCGGCATGCGCGTGATCGCGTGGGTCAGCGTGACCGGCGTGGGCAACACGGCCGCGCCGAACACCAATCCGGCGCACGTGCTGCGCGGGCACGGCGCGCAGGCGGGCGCGGCGTCCTGGGTGGCGCGCCGCCCGGACGGCACCTGGCAGGAGGGCCGCGACACGTGGCTGGACGCCGGAATTCCCGGCGCGGCCGAGTACATGGCCGAGGCGGTCGTCAGTCTGGTCCGCAACTACCCGGTGGACGGCGTGCAACTGGACCGCATCCGCTACCCGGACGGGGGCGTGTGGGGCTACGACCCGAAGACCCTGGCCCGCTACCGCGCCGAGACGGGCCGCGCCGGGACGCCCGCCACGAACGACCCGCAGTGGGCCGCCTGGAAACGCGAGCAGGTCACGAACCTCGTGCGGCGCATCACGCTGGAGGTCAAGGCGCTGCGGCCCGACGCATGGATCAGCGCGGCGACCATCACGTACCAGACGGCACCCCGCCCCGGCGACCTGAACGCCTTCACGCGCACCCGCACGTACGGTGACGTGCTTCAGGACTGGCCCGCCTGGATGCAGAGCGGCCTGATCGACCTGAACGTCCTGATGAACTACAAGCGCGACACGGTCGCCCCGCAGGCCGACTGGTTCGACGGCTGGAACGCGTTCGCCCTGTCGGTCCGGGACCGCCCGGACGGCGCGCGGGCCGCGCTGGCCGCCGGGACGGCCATGTACCTGAACACGCCGGATATCACGGCCGCGCAGGCCCGCCGCGCCGTGCAGACCGGGATGGGCTGGGTGGGGTACTCGTACCGCACGCCGACCGCCGGGGTGTACGGGCAGCGCGAGACGGCCGCGCAGGGCCTGAAGTCCGTCATGAACGTCCTGGGCGCACCCGGCATGCCGCTGGCCCGCCCGCTGGCCTGGACGGACGCGCCGCCCACCGTGCGCGGGCTGCTGGGCCGCGTGACGGGCACCGCCACGCCGGGCCGCCGGACCGTGCAGGCCATCCAGCAGGGACAGGTGGTGGCCGAGAGCGTGACGGACGTCCTGGGGTACTACGGGTTCGCGGCGCTGCCTGCCGGGAAGACCGAGATCCGCGTCAGCGGTCAACGCTGGGCGGACACCATTCCCGAGCGGGGCGTGGTGCGCCTGCCGGACCTGCTGGTGCGCGACACGCCGGTCGTGCCGGCCCTGCCTGTCAGACGCTGA
- a CDS encoding flavin reductase family protein: MSDTPPAGLNATEFRQTLGRFASGVTVITATDGQTRRGMTASAFVSVSLTPPLILVSVDTRAHMHELLSGEAVTHFGVNVLSATQRHLSDHFAGKPGPEERVPWFEHEGLPLIGGSIAQLVCRKQQVIPAGDHTLFVGFVEYSRYTDDDPLVYFRGQYHELG, translated from the coding sequence ATGAGTGACACCCCTCCCGCCGGACTGAACGCCACGGAATTCCGTCAGACCCTGGGCCGCTTTGCGAGCGGCGTCACGGTCATCACCGCCACGGACGGCCAGACGCGCCGGGGCATGACCGCCAGCGCGTTCGTGTCGGTCAGCCTGACCCCGCCGCTGATTCTGGTCAGCGTGGACACCCGCGCGCACATGCACGAACTGCTGTCCGGCGAGGCGGTCACGCATTTCGGCGTGAACGTCCTGTCGGCCACGCAGCGGCACCTGAGTGACCACTTCGCCGGGAAGCCCGGCCCCGAGGAACGCGTGCCGTGGTTCGAGCACGAGGGCCTGCCCCTGATCGGCGGCAGCATCGCGCAACTGGTGTGCCGCAAGCAGCAGGTCATCCCGGCGGGCGACCACACGCTGTTCGTGGGTTTCGTGGAGTACAGCCGCTACACCGACGACGACCCGCTGGTGTACTTCCGCGGCCAGTACCACGAGCTGGGGTAA